The proteins below are encoded in one region of Thermothelomyces thermophilus ATCC 42464 chromosome 1, complete sequence:
- a CDS encoding glycosyltransferase family 20 protein (CAZy_ID 267994) — protein sequence MTVFIASLFLPKTVHFTLPGAPRRGSASEKKQPKPVKLETQPSLFQPNDITPPITPTDEKKQAAGPFANEDGLRVHVTGTDPDTDTLRAPADRSSPTWGGRPDQPRSRANSPPPPSLINPSRSLQQKAKELGRQGVSQPRSLARSDSHDRVFAHADWRIVNADQGNGGLRNAVEAAAREGKLGDYIWVGTLGMPTDALHGTQQLQDIEDRLATEHDMLAVICSDKDFDGHYSHFCKQILWPVFHYQIPDNPKSKAYEDHSWKYYVNVNQAFADKIVKNWKRGDVIWVHDYHLLLVPAMVRKKIPEAKIGFFLHVAFPSSEVFRCLAVRKQLLEGMVGANLIGFQIHEYTRHFLQTCSRILNAEATPEGVQLEDRFVDVINLPIGIDPVSLSQHREEPEVQRWLDIMRERYAGKKLIVARDKLDHVRGVRQKLLSYELFLNANPEWRDKVVLIQVALSTSEKSELDAAVSDIVTRVNSSWANLAYQPVVYLKQDIDYAQYLALLSIADALMITSQREGMNLTSHEYLYCQDGKFSEKKHGSLILSEFTGTSSLFGGNELSVNPWDYRACANAIKRALEMGDDEKEQRWSKLVECVNHHTGAHWFTEFMARLDLVYEEQHRRDQTSVPRLSIPHLVQQYTRSERRLFILDFEGTLVSWGPVNKIIPVSPQRTLDVLNDLLLDERNTIYVMSGRRPEELDRLFRRVPNLGLVAENGCFLRDCGSTEWTEMADSEQIRSWKDAVRPILTYYLERTPGAEIEDRRCSLFFHYKSAEDYEAALRQASDCASHINDACEEQRVHAIPLDGSVLVEPIDWTKTTAAQKIFADLRAGMAPDEKHNSPVDFLMVVGDGREDEKVFKWANTLGEEGVVKEVVTVSLGTARNTEAASTLTQGVSGVLITLQKLASIA from the exons ATGACGGTCTTCATCGCTTCTCT TTTCCTTCCCAAAACCGTTCATTTCACTCTCCCCGGCGCGCCACGGCGCGGCTCGGCTTCCGAGAAGAAGCAACCGAAACCGGTGAAGCTCGAGACACAGCCGAGCCTGTTTCAGCCGAACGACATCACTCCCCCGATCACACCGACCGATGAGAAGAAACAAGCTGCTGGCCCCTTCGCAAACGAAGATGGCCTGCGCGTGCACGTCACGGGCACCGATCCCGATACCGACACGCTCCGCGCCCCCGCCGACCGCAGCTCCCCGACCTGGGGCGGCCGTCCGGACCAGCCCAGGTCGCGTGCAAACTCCCCACCTCCCCCGTCGCTGATCAATCCGAGCCGGTCCCTTCAGCAGAAGGCGAAAGAACTGGGCCGCCAGGGCGTGAGCCAGCCGCGGTCGTTGGCTAGGAGCGACAGCCACGACCGTGTCTTTGCCCATGCCGACTGGAGGATTGTCAACGCGGATCAGGGCAACGGCGGCCTGCGCAACGCGGTCGAAGCCGCCGCCAGGGAGGGCAAGCTCGGCGACTACATCTGGGTCGGGACCCTCGGCATGCCGACCGACGCCCTCCACGGCACCCAGCAGCTGCAGGACATCGAGGACAGGCTCGCCACCGAACACGACATGCTCGCCGTCATCTGCTCCGACAAGGACTTTGACGGCCACTACTCGCACTTTTGCAAGCAGATCCTCTGGCCCGTCTTCCACTACCAGATCCCCGACAACCCCAAGAGCAAGGCCTACGAGGACCACTCGTGGAAGTACTACGTCAACGTCAACCAGGCCTTCGCCGACAAGATTGTCAAGAACTGGAAGCGCGGCGACGTCATCTGGGTGCACGActaccacctcctcctcgtgcCCGCCATGGTTCGCAAGAAGATCCCGGAGGCCAAGATCGGCTTCTTCCTGCACGTCGCCTTCCCCTCCTCCGAGGTGTTCCGGTGCCTGGCCGTCCGGAAGCAACTGCTCGAGGGCATGGTGGGCGCCAACCTGATCGGCTTCCAGATCCACGAGTACACCCGGCACTTCCTCCAGACCTGCAGCCGCATTCTCAACGCCGAGGCGACCCCCGAGGGCGTCCAGCTCGAGGACCGCTTCGTCGACGTCATCAACCTGCCCATCGGCATCGACCCGGTGAGCCTCAGCCAGCACCGCGAGGAGCCCGAGGTCCAGAGGTGGCTGGACATCATGCGCGAACGCTACGCCGGCAAGAAGCTCATCGTCGCCCGCGACAAGCTCGACCACGTCCGCGGAGTCCGGCAGAAGCTGCTCTCGTACGAGCTCTTCCTCAACGCCAACCCCGAGTGGCGCGACAAGGTCGTCCTGATTCAGGTTGCCCTCTCGACCAGCGAGAAGAGCGAACTGGATGCCGCCGTTAGTGATATCGTCACCCGCGTCAACTCGTCCTGGGCGAACCTGGCCTACCAGCCGGTCGTCTACCTGAAGCAGGACATCGACTACGCCCAGTACCTGGCCCTGCTGAGCATCGCCGACGCCCTCATGATCACCAGCCAGCGCGAGGGCATGAACCTGACGTCCCACGAGTACCTCTACTGCCAGGACGGCAAGTTCAGCGAGAAGAAGCACGGCTCCCTCATCCTGTCCGAGTTCACCGGCACCTCGTCCCTCTTTGGCGGCAACGAGCTGTCGGTCAACCCATGGGACTACCGCGCCTGCGCCAACGCCATCAAGAGGGCGCTCGAGATGGGCGACGATGAGAAGGAGCAGCGCTGGTCCAAGCTGGTCGAGTGCGTCAACCACCACACCGGCGCCCACTGGTTCACCGAGTTCATGGCCCGCCTCGACCTCGTCTACGAGGAGCAGCACCGCCGCGACCAGACCTCGGTCCCGCGCCTGTCCATCCCACACCTCGTCCAGCAGTACACCCGCAGCGAGCGCCGTCTCTTCATCCTCGACTTCGAGGGCACCCTGGTTAGCTGGGGCCCGGTCAACAAGATCATTCCCGTCAGCCCCCAG CGCACTCTGGATGTCTTGAACGATCTGCTGCTCGACGAGCGCAACACCATCTACGTCATGTCGGGCCGCCGCCCCGAGGAGCTCGATCGGCTATTCCGCCGCGTCCCGAACCTGGGTCTCGTTGCCGAGAATGGCTGTTTCCTCCGGGACTGCGGCAGCACCGAGTGGACCGAAATGGCCGACTCGGAGCAGATCCGCTCCTGGAAGGACGCGGTCCGGCCCATCCTGACATACTACCTGGAGCGCACGCCGGGCGCCGAGATCGAGGACCGGCGGTGCTCCCTCTTCTTCCACTACAAGTCGGCCGAGGACTACGAGGCCGCCCTGCGCCAGGCGAGCGATTGCGCTAGTCACATCAACGACGCCTGCGAGGAGCAGCGCGTCCACGCCATCCCCCTCGACGGCAGCGTGCTCGTGGAGCCCATCGACTGGACCAAGACCACCGCCGCGCAAAAGATCTTTGCCGATCTCCGGGCCGGCATGGCCCCCGACGAGAAGCACAACTCCCCCGTCGACTTCCTCATGGTTGTCGGCGACGGCCGCGAGGACGAGAAGGTCTTCAAGTGGGCCAACACCCTCGGCGAGGAGGGTGTCGTGAAGGAGGTCGTCACTGTCAGCCTGGGCACTGCCAGGAACACCGAGGCGGCCTCGACGCTGACCCAGGGCGTTAGCG GCGTCCTGATTACACTCCAGAAACTGGCGTCCATAGCGTAA